One window of candidate division KSB1 bacterium genomic DNA carries:
- a CDS encoding TolC family protein: protein MRARRWWTAAILLTLLGGGNAYALTLDEALAIAKSRALALEDPRINRVGVQGQIAEAWSAALPQLAGEIGYQRAFKASKIFFPNPETGDYMALKMQQDNTVQADLTLNQPLLTFGRIAAGLRGAYAAQRATAHQAANTDRAVELETLRRFWSVLLAHDVVQARQLSLSISDSSLARATRMRDVGLLSDYDVLRVNVQSMNQRPPLREAENQRQLAELALKEWLGVSLDTAFRCEGDFDDFTLQIDSTGGAERILARDDLEALRDLNEMQRSIYVIYRNARWPTLGGQVKYSWTWQNDQWGIQPRNNLSAVYGGLGLSIPIWTGGYYRGRAQQQKAEWLRADLNVRKAERGARLQYESALRSYGAALESEAAARTTVDAATQARTIAETKFAQGQLTPLEMDAALLDELVARVALANAKFGRLMATAEARMAAGHAPFTR, encoded by the coding sequence ATGAGGGCTCGTCGATGGTGGACCGCGGCCATCCTGCTGACGCTGCTGGGCGGCGGCAACGCGTACGCGTTGACGCTGGATGAAGCGCTGGCGATTGCAAAGTCGCGCGCGCTGGCGTTGGAGGATCCGCGCATCAATCGGGTGGGCGTGCAAGGTCAGATTGCGGAGGCGTGGTCGGCGGCGCTGCCGCAACTCGCTGGGGAGATCGGCTACCAGCGCGCGTTCAAGGCGAGCAAGATCTTCTTTCCGAATCCCGAGACGGGCGACTACATGGCGTTGAAGATGCAGCAGGACAACACCGTGCAGGCGGATCTCACGTTGAATCAGCCGTTGCTGACGTTTGGGCGCATCGCAGCCGGATTGCGCGGAGCGTACGCCGCGCAGCGGGCCACCGCCCATCAGGCGGCGAATACGGACCGCGCGGTGGAATTGGAAACGTTGCGGCGGTTTTGGAGTGTGTTGCTCGCGCACGACGTCGTGCAGGCGCGACAGCTCAGCTTGTCGATCAGTGACAGTTCGCTGGCGCGCGCGACCCGCATGCGCGACGTGGGGTTATTGAGCGATTACGATGTACTGCGCGTCAACGTGCAGTCGATGAATCAGCGGCCGCCGCTGCGGGAGGCGGAGAATCAGCGACAACTCGCGGAACTCGCGCTCAAGGAGTGGCTGGGAGTGTCGCTGGACACCGCGTTCCGCTGCGAAGGCGACTTTGATGACTTCACGCTGCAAATCGATTCGACCGGCGGCGCCGAACGGATCCTGGCGCGGGACGATCTGGAGGCGCTGCGCGATTTGAACGAGATGCAGCGGAGCATCTACGTGATCTACCGCAACGCGCGCTGGCCGACCCTGGGCGGGCAGGTGAAATATTCGTGGACGTGGCAGAACGACCAGTGGGGAATCCAGCCGCGGAATAATCTCTCGGCGGTCTATGGCGGGCTGGGCCTGTCCATCCCCATCTGGACGGGCGGCTACTACCGGGGCCGGGCACAGCAGCAAAAGGCGGAGTGGCTGCGGGCGGATTTGAACGTCCGCAAGGCCGAACGCGGAGCCCGGTTGCAATACGAATCGGCGCTGCGTTCGTATGGCGCGGCGCTGGAGAGCGAAGCCGCGGCGCGCACGACGGTGGACGCGGCGACGCAGGCGCGAACGATCGCGGAGACGAAATTTGCGCAGGGGCAGTTGACGCCGCTGGAAATGGACGCGGCGCTCCTGGACGAGTTGGTGGCGCGGGTGGCGCTGGCGAACGCGAAGTTCGGGCGGCTGATGGCCACGGCGGAGGCCAGAATGGCGGCGGGGCACGCACCCTTTACCCGCTAA
- a CDS encoding TetR/AcrR family transcriptional regulator, with product MTEHQSRDVRKEQILNAAFQLFASKGFENSSVDDIASSAGLSKGAIYWHFPSKLEILFELTDRFVHGSQAEIVHMADPDQMGVEALYKSHRAFLERMQTNPAHDLLFNQLVSLSNRYPEIRDRLNQYHREWDDTVSALFDRAVENGHFRAFRTREVAQAINALYDGIMIRAQMDPSINPIEVIETTTKLIYDALVTAAAPRSPEARA from the coding sequence ATGACAGAGCATCAATCACGAGACGTCCGCAAAGAACAGATCCTGAATGCGGCCTTCCAGCTCTTCGCGAGCAAGGGATTCGAGAACAGCTCCGTGGACGACATCGCCAGTTCCGCGGGACTATCCAAGGGCGCAATCTACTGGCACTTTCCGAGCAAACTCGAGATTCTGTTTGAACTCACGGACCGCTTCGTGCACGGCAGTCAGGCGGAGATCGTGCATATGGCCGATCCCGATCAGATGGGCGTCGAGGCGCTGTACAAGAGCCATCGCGCGTTCCTGGAGCGGATGCAGACGAATCCGGCGCATGACCTGCTGTTCAATCAGCTGGTGAGCCTGTCGAACCGTTATCCGGAAATTCGCGACCGGCTGAATCAGTATCACCGTGAATGGGACGACACGGTCTCCGCGCTCTTCGACCGCGCGGTCGAGAATGGACATTTCCGCGCCTTTCGCACGCGCGAGGTGGCGCAGGCGATCAACGCGCTATACGACGGCATCATGATCCGGGCACAAATGGATCCGAGCATCAATCCGATCGAGGTGATCGAGACCACGACCAAGCTGATCTACGACGCCCTGGTCACCGCGGCCGCGCCCCGCTCACCGGAGGCGCGCGCATGA
- a CDS encoding 6-phosphofructokinase: MRLAILTSGGDCPGLNAVIRAVVRAANDRHQWEVVGIKNGWKGAATGELVPLPAKAVSGILYRGGTILGTSRFNPMQDKQTTARILENLTLHQIDAVICVGGDGTLRASHELAKLGVNIIGVPKTIDNDIAATDVTFGFHTAVQIVTDAIDRLHSTAESHARIMILETMGRHTGWIALMAGMAGGADLILIPERPFSYETICDQLAKRHERKSFSIVVIAEGAHPAGGKPVDLGELDAFGRPRLGGIGFELAHEIETRTQIESRVTVLSYVQRGGSPVAYDRILATRFGVAAVAAVKARQYDHFIALKGEHLVPIPIADGIGQPKTADDELFSVAELFFG; the protein is encoded by the coding sequence ATGCGTCTTGCTATCTTAACCAGCGGCGGGGATTGCCCCGGTCTCAATGCGGTCATCCGCGCCGTCGTGCGCGCCGCGAACGATCGTCATCAGTGGGAAGTCGTGGGGATCAAGAACGGCTGGAAAGGCGCGGCCACCGGCGAACTGGTCCCGCTCCCGGCTAAGGCCGTCTCCGGCATTCTCTATCGCGGCGGCACGATCCTCGGCACCTCTCGTTTCAACCCCATGCAGGATAAGCAGACGACCGCCCGCATCTTAGAGAATCTCACGCTGCATCAGATTGATGCGGTGATCTGCGTCGGCGGCGACGGGACGCTGCGCGCCAGCCATGAGCTGGCCAAGCTCGGCGTCAACATCATCGGCGTCCCGAAGACCATTGACAATGACATCGCCGCCACCGATGTAACGTTCGGCTTTCACACGGCAGTGCAGATCGTCACGGATGCGATCGATCGGCTGCACTCCACCGCCGAGTCCCATGCCCGCATCATGATTCTCGAAACCATGGGTCGGCACACCGGCTGGATCGCGCTCATGGCCGGCATGGCGGGCGGCGCGGACTTGATTCTGATTCCCGAGCGGCCGTTCAGTTACGAAACGATTTGTGATCAGCTCGCCAAACGCCACGAACGAAAATCCTTCTCCATCGTCGTGATCGCGGAGGGCGCTCACCCCGCGGGCGGCAAGCCGGTGGATCTCGGCGAACTGGACGCCTTCGGTCGGCCACGGCTGGGCGGGATCGGCTTTGAGCTGGCCCACGAGATCGAAACGCGCACGCAGATTGAGTCCCGCGTCACCGTGCTCAGTTACGTGCAGCGCGGCGGCTCCCCCGTGGCTTACGATCGCATCCTGGCCACTCGCTTCGGCGTCGCGGCCGTCGCGGCCGTGAAAGCCAGGCAGTACGATCACTTCATTGCGCTCAAAGGCGAACACCTGGTCCCGATTCCCATTGCCGATGGTATCGGCCAGCCTAAGACCGCCGACGACGAACTGTTCAGCGTCGCGGAGCTGTTCTTCGGGTAA
- a CDS encoding LamG domain-containing protein, whose protein sequence is MLLMLLITAAAVDVVWGQDDCGSRAIVTGLPYVSTGSISEAAHNFGGESPCPLGGPDVIYEFTPLVSGAYSVSLCGSQFDTFLYVRSGGLCPGSVQIACNDNGCHAPADTLTLPQSYLDLPLAADSTYFVIVSRADTSTNGDYVLSISLQNQGDNCASAIAIDSLPYRASWTTIGALDDYHCGGNTAPDVIYSFTPDQSGIYAVTSCGSAGAVRLETRVGGSCPGNSQLSCADIGCTLNGDTIPTYYVQLDLTAGLDYYVIVDGADGQSEGNFSIGVVPLGAEDHIVCPPGESFFESSSFPAEWASYISNDAGATWSQGYHPARHAIMTYPTYDPILGGTVLPCTREGTYGIRLGNDYTNNEADGLSTYFTVSAADPILRFSYALVLQDPGHSASSQPTFSYTVYTMGMPWPVTITSIVKGADANDPYFILAASTQGGTVVYHPWECVAVDLSAYVGQTVFVDFRTADCSLGGHYGYAYIDGFCDSGYQPVLTMADTVCDDDPEFWADGSATTGEISHFWSVEQSDEFGNRYPLTERSQWFVGQQAGVKDLKSFYLGLGGTYICNTWYRATLALWDGGCFGWRSTEKLFFVACCGPGCCCYCDSLNHTFQAITTFALCNQLAGLWTPNSTCGSPCVFPEHVKVNSIQAPEFSCVNGVFSPTIFDLTVQVHNSAPYYCDVSGVQLSGGSGPGGVVIPLTPLSTSFLLAPGGTQVVTLPVQLTSIFPSGGCVNVTISITSSCCEADSDYCINIPPCPCPFQDYETQHNVESFNNSCETIEASIGCGTYCGTIVSAIDVDFYRISTLNPFPGHCVELDVNVYGNDTPTEYPYGKGLNPRVSIYHSMPGGMFGLTCASLLATDDSLGVGNDCQIAPCVNPLPEYFIKVEGEGGSSGPYVLDIQCHSCDCSPACEDSCDNWLTDLQNWWPLDELAGTTSADVASNRDGTWQGTPTPIPAVVGPRGLLFNGSNDVRSPDHPYNNVNDGSFTLDCWFEQSNLSPGAESIAGKEDDQGGFQLYVEDSQLCCRVNDAVGNPVAVKCGPNISSGVWYFAAMTFEKFNSGIGTGILRLYVNGVQWGGIVVTTQGSLASAGTYFGIASTQVTGFGKFNGAIDEVELFRRALRADELLKIYNSGSVGKCKEYCHITGPFNWNGSVAQYTLTLCNSGPQANYSFLLGGVTPTTPGCAYMPPTVLSPSGWQGSYPLPSGGNNCQTFTINVTLPAGIPLFECACFQVEVLNETTGDIFCCEHQLCNSPFEGDTGGDSSLTGRIGVPVGNDSTYSLRIKKDLDMLWSGYGRLREQAPDASTPRVRISGASPGVAFPFTIPDLALGDSVVIPFTLEFTSRQAVAVHDLVIEVDRGDGEWVPLHNYWLQSLDDSPPPTDVTNLVIKKILEAIKKLYWPPVAGAASYAVYSSPDVTVDPLLWTLEGMTSDTTFTDSTDGLRKFYFVRSVN, encoded by the coding sequence ATGTTACTAATGTTGCTGATCACGGCGGCAGCGGTGGACGTGGTGTGGGGGCAAGATGACTGCGGCAGCCGTGCCATTGTCACGGGTTTGCCCTACGTGTCAACCGGTAGTATCTCAGAAGCGGCACACAATTTCGGGGGGGAATCACCCTGTCCGCTGGGTGGTCCGGATGTGATCTACGAGTTCACCCCGCTGGTCTCCGGAGCGTATTCGGTTTCATTATGCGGGAGCCAGTTTGACACTTTCCTCTATGTGCGATCTGGCGGTCTTTGTCCCGGGAGCGTGCAAATCGCTTGCAATGACAACGGCTGCCACGCCCCTGCCGATACACTTACTTTGCCACAATCCTACTTGGATCTGCCGCTGGCTGCGGACTCAACTTACTTCGTTATCGTGAGCAGAGCAGATACATCCACTAACGGGGACTATGTGCTCAGTATCTCGCTGCAGAACCAGGGTGACAACTGCGCGTCAGCAATCGCAATTGATTCACTTCCGTATCGTGCGAGCTGGACCACCATCGGAGCACTTGACGACTATCACTGTGGGGGCAATACAGCACCGGATGTCATCTACAGTTTCACACCCGATCAGTCTGGCATCTACGCGGTGACCAGTTGCGGTTCTGCCGGCGCTGTCAGATTGGAGACCCGTGTGGGCGGTTCGTGTCCCGGCAACTCTCAGTTATCGTGTGCTGACATCGGTTGCACCCTGAACGGGGACACGATACCAACGTATTACGTTCAGCTTGACCTTACCGCAGGGTTAGATTACTATGTTATTGTGGACGGTGCAGACGGTCAATCGGAAGGCAACTTCTCCATTGGAGTGGTGCCGCTCGGTGCGGAAGATCACATCGTTTGCCCGCCCGGTGAGAGTTTCTTCGAGTCAAGTTCATTCCCAGCCGAATGGGCGAGCTACATCAGCAATGATGCAGGTGCTACGTGGAGCCAGGGGTATCACCCCGCACGTCACGCTATCATGACGTATCCAACCTACGATCCAATCCTCGGCGGCACCGTGCTTCCCTGCACGCGCGAAGGGACTTACGGGATCCGGCTCGGTAATGACTATACCAATAATGAAGCCGATGGGCTGAGCACATACTTCACGGTCTCCGCGGCCGATCCGATCTTGCGATTCAGTTATGCCTTGGTTCTTCAGGATCCAGGCCACTCCGCATCGAGTCAACCCACCTTTTCGTACACAGTCTATACAATGGGCATGCCCTGGCCGGTGACAATTACCTCGATCGTCAAAGGAGCTGACGCGAATGATCCGTATTTCATCTTGGCAGCATCTACACAGGGGGGTACCGTTGTCTATCATCCATGGGAGTGCGTCGCTGTTGACCTGAGTGCATATGTTGGGCAGACCGTCTTCGTGGACTTTCGCACCGCGGATTGTTCGCTGGGAGGGCATTACGGTTATGCCTACATCGACGGTTTCTGTGACTCCGGTTACCAACCGGTTTTGACCATGGCCGACACTGTTTGCGACGATGATCCCGAGTTCTGGGCGGACGGAAGCGCGACTACCGGCGAAATCTCCCACTTCTGGTCAGTGGAGCAGTCAGATGAATTCGGTAACCGTTACCCGCTAACAGAACGGTCACAGTGGTTCGTCGGCCAGCAAGCGGGAGTCAAAGATCTCAAGTCCTTCTATCTTGGCTTAGGCGGAACCTACATCTGCAATACGTGGTACCGGGCAACGTTGGCGCTATGGGACGGGGGATGCTTTGGCTGGCGATCGACGGAGAAGCTCTTCTTCGTGGCTTGCTGCGGTCCCGGCTGCTGCTGCTACTGCGACTCGCTGAACCACACGTTCCAGGCCATCACGACGTTTGCACTCTGCAATCAGCTTGCTGGTCTGTGGACGCCTAACAGCACATGCGGCTCTCCCTGCGTCTTTCCCGAACACGTCAAAGTGAATTCGATCCAGGCGCCCGAATTCTCGTGCGTAAATGGCGTCTTCAGTCCCACCATTTTTGACTTGACCGTTCAGGTCCACAACTCAGCGCCCTACTATTGCGATGTTAGCGGCGTGCAGCTCAGCGGCGGGTCAGGACCGGGGGGAGTCGTCATTCCCCTCACTCCCCTCTCCACGAGCTTCCTGCTTGCCCCGGGAGGAACACAGGTGGTCACGTTACCCGTTCAATTGACAAGTATATTCCCTTCCGGCGGATGCGTCAACGTGACGATTAGCATCACTTCGTCCTGCTGCGAAGCTGATTCGGACTACTGCATCAACATTCCTCCCTGTCCGTGCCCGTTCCAAGACTACGAGACGCAACACAATGTCGAGAGTTTCAACAACTCCTGCGAAACGATTGAGGCGTCGATCGGCTGCGGTACCTATTGCGGGACCATCGTTTCTGCTATCGACGTGGACTTTTATCGGATCTCGACGCTGAATCCCTTCCCTGGGCACTGCGTCGAGCTTGACGTGAATGTGTACGGCAATGATACCCCGACCGAATACCCCTACGGCAAGGGACTCAATCCCCGCGTCTCCATCTACCATTCGATGCCCGGAGGGATGTTCGGATTGACTTGCGCATCCTTGTTAGCCACGGACGATAGTCTCGGAGTCGGAAATGACTGCCAAATTGCACCCTGTGTCAATCCGCTCCCGGAGTATTTTATCAAGGTTGAAGGCGAGGGCGGTAGTTCCGGCCCCTATGTTCTCGACATCCAGTGTCACAGCTGTGACTGCTCGCCGGCCTGCGAGGACTCCTGTGACAACTGGCTCACCGACTTGCAGAACTGGTGGCCGCTCGACGAACTCGCGGGGACTACGTCGGCGGACGTGGCCAGCAATCGTGACGGCACCTGGCAGGGAACGCCGACGCCAATTCCGGCGGTGGTCGGCCCGCGGGGCTTGCTGTTCAACGGCTCCAACGACGTGCGTTCCCCAGACCATCCGTATAACAACGTGAACGACGGTTCCTTCACGCTCGATTGCTGGTTTGAGCAAAGCAATCTCTCCCCCGGCGCCGAAAGCATTGCCGGCAAGGAAGACGATCAGGGCGGATTCCAGCTTTACGTCGAAGACAGCCAGCTCTGCTGCCGGGTTAACGATGCCGTGGGGAATCCCGTTGCGGTGAAGTGCGGACCGAATATTTCTTCGGGTGTATGGTACTTTGCCGCGATGACATTTGAAAAATTCAACAGCGGGATTGGAACGGGCATTCTCCGGTTGTACGTGAATGGCGTGCAATGGGGCGGCATTGTTGTGACCACCCAGGGTTCGCTGGCCAGCGCGGGAACGTACTTTGGTATCGCATCCACGCAGGTTACGGGCTTCGGCAAGTTCAACGGTGCCATCGACGAAGTGGAACTCTTCCGCCGGGCCCTGCGCGCTGATGAACTGCTCAAGATCTACAATAGCGGCTCCGTGGGCAAATGCAAAGAGTACTGCCACATCACCGGCCCGTTCAACTGGAACGGGAGTGTCGCGCAGTACACGCTCACACTTTGCAATTCCGGTCCGCAAGCCAACTATTCATTCCTGTTAGGCGGCGTAACGCCAACTACGCCGGGCTGCGCCTACATGCCCCCGACCGTCCTTAGTCCGTCCGGTTGGCAAGGCTCTTATCCGCTCCCGAGCGGCGGAAACAACTGCCAAACCTTCACGATCAACGTGACACTGCCGGCGGGAATCCCGCTCTTCGAGTGCGCCTGCTTTCAGGTTGAGGTACTGAACGAGACCACTGGAGATATCTTCTGCTGCGAGCACCAGCTCTGTAACTCGCCGTTCGAGGGTGACACCGGCGGCGATTCCAGCCTCACCGGCAGAATCGGCGTCCCCGTCGGCAACGACAGCACCTACTCGCTGCGCATAAAGAAAGACCTCGATATGTTATGGAGCGGATACGGGCGGCTGCGCGAACAGGCGCCCGATGCATCCACGCCGCGTGTCCGCATCAGTGGTGCTTCGCCCGGTGTGGCATTCCCCTTCACGATTCCCGATCTGGCCTTGGGCGATTCGGTGGTCATCCCCTTCACCCTCGAATTCACGAGTCGCCAAGCGGTCGCCGTACACGACCTCGTGATCGAAGTTGATCGCGGCGACGGCGAGTGGGTTCCACTGCACAACTACTGGTTGCAGAGCCTTGACGATTCGCCGCCCCCCACCGACGTCACGAATCTGGTCATCAAGAAGATACTTGAGGCCATCAAGAAGCTCTATTGG